One Curtobacterium sp. BH-2-1-1 genomic region harbors:
- a CDS encoding aldo/keto reductase produces the protein MDYRLLGNSGTSVSTLTLGTMTFGSEADEPTSHTIIDTFVAAGGTLIDTADVYSGNESERIIGRWLAAHPTEAQQVVLATKGRFPQGDGPNDLGLSRRHLRVALDASLERLGVEHIDLYQMHAWDALTPIEETLRFLDDAVSAGKIGSYGFSNYLGYQITKAVYEAKGHGWAPPVTLQPQYNLLVRDIEHEIVPACLDAGIGLLPWSPLAGGWLSGKYQRDEAPSGATRLGENPARGMEAWEARNGDERTWAVLDAVSDIADAHGASRSQVSLAWLLARPAVTSVILGARTVSQLEDNLGAADLVLDDAELARLTEVSAPRIDDYPYGTAGVAQRERKITGGR, from the coding sequence ATGGACTACAGACTCCTCGGCAACAGCGGGACATCGGTGTCGACGCTGACCCTCGGCACCATGACCTTCGGCAGCGAAGCCGACGAACCCACCTCGCACACCATCATCGACACGTTCGTCGCCGCCGGCGGCACGCTCATCGACACGGCGGACGTCTACTCCGGCAACGAGTCCGAGCGCATCATCGGCCGCTGGCTCGCCGCGCACCCGACCGAGGCACAGCAGGTCGTCCTCGCCACCAAGGGGCGCTTCCCGCAGGGCGACGGGCCGAACGACCTCGGGCTGTCCCGTCGGCACCTCCGGGTCGCCCTCGACGCCTCGCTCGAGCGTCTCGGTGTCGAACACATCGACCTGTACCAGATGCACGCGTGGGACGCCCTCACCCCGATCGAGGAGACCCTGCGCTTCCTCGACGACGCCGTGTCCGCGGGCAAGATCGGCTCCTACGGGTTCTCGAACTACCTCGGGTACCAGATCACGAAGGCCGTGTACGAGGCGAAGGGCCACGGGTGGGCCCCGCCCGTGACGCTGCAGCCGCAGTACAACCTGCTCGTCCGCGACATCGAGCACGAGATCGTCCCCGCCTGCCTCGACGCCGGCATCGGCCTGCTGCCCTGGTCGCCCCTCGCCGGCGGCTGGCTCTCCGGCAAGTACCAGCGCGACGAGGCCCCCAGCGGCGCGACCCGGCTCGGCGAGAACCCGGCGCGCGGGATGGAGGCGTGGGAGGCGCGGAACGGCGACGAGCGCACCTGGGCCGTCCTCGACGCGGTGTCGGACATCGCCGACGCGCACGGTGCCTCGCGGTCGCAGGTCTCCCTGGCGTGGCTCCTCGCCCGACCGGCCGTGACGAGCGTCATCCTCGGTGCCCGGACGGTCTCGCAGCTCGAGGACAACCTCGGTGCCGCCGACCTCGTCCTCGACGACGCCGAGCTCGCACGGCTCACCGAGGTCAGCGCGCCGCGCATCGACGACTACCCCTACGGCACCGCGGGTGTCGCGCAGCGCGAGCGGAAGATCACCGGGGGTCGCTGA
- the msrB gene encoding peptide-methionine (R)-S-oxide reductase MsrB, whose product MAYNVDKSDAQWREELSPDQYAVLRQAGTERPWTGDLLDEERAGVYTCAACGAELFKSGTKFDSGCGWPSFYESVDPDAVQLLEDNSLGMARTEVRCANCGSHLGHVFPDGFGTPTGDRYCMNSISLNFSEKSE is encoded by the coding sequence ATGGCATACAACGTCGACAAGTCCGACGCCCAGTGGCGCGAGGAGCTCTCCCCGGACCAGTACGCCGTCCTCCGGCAGGCCGGCACGGAGCGCCCGTGGACGGGTGACCTCCTCGACGAGGAGCGCGCCGGTGTCTACACCTGTGCGGCGTGCGGCGCGGAGCTGTTCAAGAGCGGCACGAAGTTCGACTCCGGCTGCGGCTGGCCGTCGTTCTACGAGTCGGTCGATCCCGACGCAGTGCAGCTGCTCGAGGACAACTCCCTCGGCATGGCACGCACCGAGGTCCGCTGCGCGAACTGCGGCTCGCACCTCGGCCACGTGTTCCCCGACGGGTTCGGCACGCCGACGGGTGACCGCTACTGCATGAACTCGATCTCGCTGAACTTCTCCGAGAAGAGCGAGTGA
- a CDS encoding GNAT family N-acetyltransferase, whose protein sequence is MSEHSVHHARWDRLTTDELYGIVVIRNRVFALEQRVTAEDYDGRDREPDTEHWWFGTDDRAVGYLRLIRPAPDEVHPDGSAAPAWVIGRVATDPGHRGSGIAGRLVAAVLGAHGHEPFVLHAQEYVAGLYERHGFVRFGAPYDEAGIRHVGMHRPGR, encoded by the coding sequence ATGTCCGAACATTCCGTGCACCACGCCCGTTGGGACCGTCTGACGACGGACGAACTGTACGGCATCGTGGTGATCCGGAACCGCGTGTTCGCACTGGAACAACGCGTCACGGCCGAGGACTACGACGGCCGTGACCGTGAACCGGACACCGAGCACTGGTGGTTCGGCACCGACGACCGAGCGGTTGGGTACCTGCGGCTCATCCGACCCGCACCGGACGAGGTCCACCCGGACGGTTCGGCAGCACCCGCCTGGGTGATCGGCCGGGTCGCCACCGACCCCGGACACCGCGGGAGCGGGATCGCCGGTCGCCTCGTGGCCGCGGTGCTCGGTGCGCACGGGCACGAGCCGTTCGTCCTGCACGCCCAGGAGTACGTCGCTGGACTCTACGAGCGCCACGGCTTCGTCCGCTTCGGAGCGCCCTACGACGAGGCCGGCATCCGTCACGTCGGCATGCACCGTCCCGGTCGCTGA
- a CDS encoding DUF2332 family protein, translated as MDTRERYAAYAERIAGVSPSYAAWARSLDDGAVSLLDEVPESKRQPELLFAVARRLGADPADPGALRALVQEARPALVAALASATVQANDPRRLAPVVPLFAALAARVGRPLGLVDAGAAAGLCSIPDRVTLDYVVGARSEVVRMHTASVEPGVHLVAAASGAVPAPAACPIDVRARVALDPNPIDLAGPGAFDRLVEAVPPEATDRTALMREAARATLAAPPVRIRGTLPGDLDRALEALPDDVVPVVLTTGTLVYVPGADRQRFVDRVRERGVHWIALERTGILSGVAATLPDDVDPADPEAFATASLDGVALAVSDPFGVRVRWLADPNL; from the coding sequence ATGGACACGCGGGAGCGGTACGCCGCCTACGCGGAGCGCATCGCGGGCGTCTCGCCGTCCTACGCCGCGTGGGCGCGGTCGCTGGACGACGGGGCGGTGTCTTTGCTCGACGAGGTCCCGGAATCGAAGCGGCAGCCGGAACTCCTCTTCGCGGTCGCCCGTCGCCTGGGCGCCGATCCGGCGGACCCCGGTGCGCTGCGCGCGCTCGTCCAGGAGGCGCGACCCGCCCTGGTCGCCGCCCTCGCCTCCGCCACGGTGCAGGCCAACGACCCCAGACGCCTCGCCCCGGTGGTCCCGCTGTTCGCGGCGCTCGCCGCGCGGGTCGGGCGGCCGCTCGGTCTCGTCGACGCGGGGGCGGCGGCGGGGCTGTGCTCGATCCCGGACCGGGTGACGCTCGACTACGTCGTCGGGGCGCGGTCCGAGGTCGTCCGCATGCACACGGCCTCCGTCGAGCCCGGCGTGCACCTCGTCGCGGCGGCCAGCGGCGCGGTGCCGGCACCGGCAGCGTGCCCGATCGACGTCCGGGCGCGGGTGGCCCTCGACCCGAACCCGATCGACCTCGCCGGGCCCGGGGCGTTCGACCGGCTCGTCGAGGCCGTCCCGCCCGAGGCGACGGACCGCACCGCCCTGATGCGCGAGGCTGCGCGTGCGACGCTCGCCGCGCCTCCCGTCCGCATCCGGGGCACCCTGCCTGGTGACCTCGACCGCGCACTGGAGGCCCTGCCGGACGACGTCGTGCCCGTCGTCCTGACCACCGGGACCCTCGTGTACGTCCCCGGCGCGGACCGCCAGCGGTTCGTCGACCGGGTGCGCGAGCGGGGCGTGCACTGGATCGCGCTGGAACGCACGGGGATCCTCAGCGGGGTCGCCGCGACCCTGCCGGACGACGTCGACCCCGCTGATCCGGAGGCGTTCGCGACCGCATCGCTCGACGGTGTGGCCCTGGCCGTCTCGGACCCGTTCGGGGTCCGCGTCCGGTGGTTGGCCGATCCGAACCTGTGA
- a CDS encoding DUF3263 domain-containing protein produces MTATPVELDELAKHVLAFEHDRARHDRTKEAEIRVEFDMSPARYYQVLNRVIDSPAALAYDPQLVSRLQRLRYARTSARAARSFVAPGAAPEGREEER; encoded by the coding sequence GTGACCGCCACACCCGTCGAGCTCGACGAGCTCGCCAAGCACGTGCTCGCGTTCGAGCACGACCGGGCACGGCACGACCGCACGAAGGAAGCGGAGATCCGGGTCGAGTTCGACATGTCGCCCGCTCGGTACTACCAGGTGCTGAACCGTGTGATCGACTCGCCCGCGGCGCTCGCGTACGACCCGCAGCTGGTCTCCCGGCTGCAGCGGCTCCGGTACGCGCGCACCAGTGCCCGGGCGGCGCGCAGCTTCGTCGCGCCCGGTGCAGCTCCCGAAGGACGTGAAGAGGAACGATGA
- a CDS encoding LytR C-terminal domain-containing protein — MTTRYPRDRFDDVADGPRVGAHRGAQRRGRGWIAFAWAALATGVIVGVCVVALALLNGSYSFTGSASPSASASASASASAAPSSSASSSASQAPAAGTPADQGATTLVVLNGTSTTGLAAKGSAALTSAGWKVTSTGDAGTTGATSTIVYYQQAAQAAVAQGIAKSLGTTAVQQSAAFPNADISVVLGADYAG, encoded by the coding sequence ATGACGACGAGATACCCCCGAGACCGGTTCGACGACGTCGCCGACGGCCCCCGGGTCGGGGCGCACCGCGGTGCGCAGCGGCGTGGGCGCGGGTGGATCGCGTTCGCGTGGGCGGCGCTCGCCACCGGTGTCATCGTGGGGGTCTGCGTCGTCGCGCTCGCGCTCCTGAACGGCAGCTACTCGTTCACCGGCTCGGCATCGCCGTCGGCTTCGGCCTCGGCGTCGGCGTCCGCATCGGCGGCGCCGTCGTCGTCCGCGTCCTCGTCGGCGTCGCAGGCACCGGCCGCGGGGACCCCGGCCGACCAGGGTGCGACGACGCTCGTCGTGCTGAACGGCACGTCGACGACCGGCCTCGCGGCGAAGGGCAGCGCGGCGCTGACCTCGGCCGGGTGGAAGGTGACGTCGACGGGGGACGCCGGCACGACCGGGGCGACCTCGACGATCGTGTACTACCAGCAGGCCGCCCAGGCCGCCGTCGCGCAGGGCATCGCGAAGTCGCTGGGCACGACCGCGGTGCAGCAGTCGGCGGCGTTCCCGAACGCCGACATCAGCGTCGTGCTCGGCGCGGACTACGCCGGCTGA
- a CDS encoding cold-shock protein: protein MANGTVKWFNAEKGFGFITVDGGGQDVFVHYSAIDMSGYKVLEEGQAVTFDVGTGSKGPQAESVRPA, encoded by the coding sequence ATGGCCAACGGAACCGTGAAGTGGTTCAACGCCGAGAAGGGCTTCGGCTTCATCACCGTCGATGGAGGGGGCCAGGACGTGTTCGTGCACTACTCGGCAATCGACATGTCGGGGTACAAGGTCCTCGAGGAGGGCCAGGCAGTGACGTTCGACGTCGGCACCGGGTCGAAGGGGCCGCAGGCCGAATCGGTCCGTCCCGCCTGA